The sequence GAACGTTCGGCAGCAGGAAATTCGGCAGGGACTGTGTAATCTGCCCCAGATCACCGACAGTACGCAGATCCGCGCCTGAATAGATCGCCGCGGCCGAAAGCACGATGATCGCGATAAGCGGAGCCGGTACAGCTGTGAAAAAGCGCGGCAGGATATAGACGATCAGCAGAGTGATGGCGACGAATACATACGTCATGGTGGAAATCCCGAAGAAGTGCGGCACCTGCGCCATGAAGATCAGGATGGCCAGTGCATTGACGAAGCCGATCATGACGGCATTCGGTATGAACTTCATGAGTTTCGCGACTTTGAAGACGCCGAATATCACTTGCAGAACCCCTGTCAGAATCGTCGCGGCAAGCAGATAGTCGAGACCGTAGTCCCGGATCAGCGGTGTCATCAGGAGGGCCATCGAGCCGGTCGCCGCCGAAATCATGGCCGGACGTCCGCCGGTGAAGGAAATGACGACCGCGATGATGAAGGATGCGTACAGGCCGACCATCGGATCGACCCCTGCGATGATCGAGAATGCGATCGCTTCCGGAATAAGGGCGAGTGCCACGACGATTCCGGAAAGGATATCGGCGCGTATATTTGAAAACCAATGCTGCTGTAAATAAGCTGTCATGTAAGAAAAAGCTCCGTTCTGCTGAATTTCAGCCGTCTGCCGGCTGCATCTGTCCAGTTTACCATGCAGGACGGCAGGAAAAAACAGCGGATTTGCAAATACTGCTGCCGTTCAGTCTGCTGCATGCGGCAGGCGGATCACGAAACGAGTCCCCTGACCTTTCCGGCTCACTGCGTCAATCGTCCCCCCGTGCAGGCTGACGAGCTGCCGGACGATGGACAGGCCGAGTCCGGATTCCCCGTACGGGTTCGAAGCCCGGGAGTCGACCGCTTTATAGAAACGGCTCCAGATCCGTTCGACTTCTTCAGGCGTCATGCCAATGCCTGTATCCTCTATTTCGAGGATATCCAGGCCATCCTCATGACATGCGGACAGGGCGATGGTGCCGTCTTCTGTGAACTGGATGCTGTTTTTCGTAATGTTCAGCAGGATCTGTGTAAGGCGGTCATAGTCGGCATGGACAGTCATCGATTCCGATGCTTGGACGGTTATGGCTGTCCGGCGTTCTTCTGCCAGCGGTTCGAGCTGATCACGGACGATTTCGAACAGATCCAGAATCCGGATCTCCTGTTTCACGAGCGTGATCTGGTTGGAGCGGATCTTTTCGTAGTCGAGGTTTTCATTGACGAGCCGGAGCAGCCGCTTCGTTTCGCTGCCCGCAAGTCCAAGTGCTTTCCGGCGCTGCTGGTTGGGGATCATGTCGTTCTGCAGGCCCTCGATCGTTCCGCGGATCGTCGTCAGCGGTGTGCGCAGTTCGTGGGAGACATCCGCCATGAATTGGCGTCTGCGGTTTTCAAGGTTTTCGATCTCTTCATGGGAAGCATGCAGATCACGGACCATCGCATTGAAATCAGCCGCCAGCTCATCGATCTCATCCCGTCCGGAAGTTGCCAGCCGGATCGAGTAATCCCCGGAGGAAACGGCTGATGCCGCCCTTCGTATCTTTCGGATCCGGCGGCCGTAATAGAGCGCGAACAATCCGCTGAGAAGGACGGCGGCTGCCAGTGCGGCGATTGCTGCATAGACCAGGTACCGGTTCATCTGTGCGATGACGGTCTGCGTACCCCCGATCGGTGACGTCAGCAGGACGCCGCCGACAAACTGCCCGTGCTGGAAATAAGGGAGGAGCACGAAGGTCACAGCCTGGCTGAACCGCTCCTGTTCCTGCCTGACGGAGATCGTTTCACCGTCCTGCAGTTTCGTCCATTCGGATTCATCCAGCTCGATCAGCGGCGTCCGGAGACCTGTCGAGTAGATGATCTTCGACTGCTCATCGAACAGGCTGTACTCGATCTCCCGGCTCTTCAGCACCCGGCCGAATGAGCGCAGCACCGCATCCGCCGGCTGGCTGCTGCGGCCGAGATCGCTCAGGAGCGACTGCCCGTACTGGGTGAGCTCCTCTGTTTTCGTATCGTATACGTATTGCTCAAAGAAATGGGAGAACAGGAAGCCGGCCAACAGGATGGCCGCCAGGATCACGGTGACGTGGCTGATCAGCTGCTGGGTGAACACATTCACTTTCATCGGACGTCCTCCGGGAAGCCGTCGAACTTGTAGCCGACACCCCAGACTGTCTGGATGGCGGACGCCCCGAGACGGCCGAGTTTTGTCCGCAGACGTTTCACGTGCACATCGACCGTCCTGTCGTCCCCGTAGAAGTCGAATCCCCACACGTGTTCTAGCAGCTGGTCCCGGCTGAATACCTGCTTCGGGTGGCGGATGAAGAACACAAGCAGATCGTACTCCTTAGGTGTCAGATTATCGATCAGACGCCCATCAGCCGTGATTTGACGGGCCTGTTCATCCACCTTGAACAAGCCGGCCTGCAAGAGATGTACGCCGCCGGAAGCAGAGCCTCTCCTTCGTGTGACCGCCTTGATGCGCGCCATGAGGGCGAGCGGACTGAACGGTTTCGTCACATAATCATCGGCGCCCATCTCGAGGCCGAGCACCTGGTCCGACTCCGTGTCTTTGGCCGTCAGCATGATGATCGGAACGTCATTGCCGTCAGACCGGAGTGACCGGCAGATGGCGACTCCATCCGTCGACGGCAGCATCCAGTCGACGATGAGGCAGTCCCAGTTCTCTTCCTGCGCCCGGCGGAGCCCCTCTCTGCCGTCGGTGATGAACTGCCCCTCGATCCCTTCCTTCACAAAGAACAGCTCGATCATCTGCGATACGTTTTCGTTATCTTCGATAACAAGGATTTTCAACGGCCATCGCCTCCTGTATAGTCTTAACCTATCTGAAAACAAGGCGGCTGCGCAACTGTTTCACACATAGGCAAAGCCGTCCTGAAAAGGGATACTCCGTTTTCAGGACGGCTGGATCGATCGCGATTATTCAGTGGCGGAGGAGCTGCTGGCAAGCTGGGATGTAAGTTCCATCTTATCGCCGTTCCGGTAGATTGTGAACTTCGCCCGGTCGCCGATATGCAGGTCGGTATACAGCAGTTTGCGCAAGTCCGCGGACGACTCGACCGCCTTGCCGTTGACGGCTGTGATGACATCCTGCTCTCTGAAGCCGGCTTTCCCCGCGGGGGAGGAGGCGTCGACACTGCCGACCATGACACCGCCATGGACCTCCTCAGGCAGATCTCTGACATACATTTCCGGTACGTCTGCAAGATCGATGAGTCCGATGCCGATATACGGACGGTCGATTTTACCGTTCTTCATAAGCTGTGCCGCCAGCGTTTTGACTTCGTTGCTCGGGATAGCAAACCCAAGTCCTTCGACGCCGCTCTGTTCAATCTTCAGGCTGTTAATACCGATCAGCTCGCCTGCCGTATTGACGAGAGCGCCGCCGCTGTTCCCGGGGTTGATGGCGGCGTCTGTCTGGATGACGTCCATTTCCCACTTGCCGGCTGCGGTATCCACGGCGATGGAGCGTGAAGGCGCGCTGACGATGCCCTGTGTGACAGTTCCGGAAAAATCGATGCCGAGCGGATTGCCGATTGCAACGACCGGATCACCGGCACGCAGCTTGCTGGAGTCCCCGAGTGCCAGCATACCTTCCGCATAGTTCTTATCCATCTTCACGACCGCGATATCGGTCAGCGGATCTGCACCGACAAGTTCGGCGTCCGCTTTTTGTCCGCCCGCTGTCGTGATGACGAGTTTCGAAGCGTTTTCGATGACGTGATTGTTCGTGACGACATATGCATGCTCGCTGTCCGTCTTATAGACGACTCCGGACCCTGTTCCAGCCTTCTGCGATTCGGCATTACCGGCGAACCGGTTCCCTGCCGTCTGATAGTTTTCAATAGCGACAATCGCTTTGCCGGCCTTGGCCACCATGTCGGATAGAGGGAGCGCCGCTGTGCTTGTCTGCTCTACGTTGTACGGCTGTGCGGCTTCTGTCTTTTCCGCGGACTGGACATCCGTCTTCTGGGCCAGCACGTCCGTATTCAGGACGGCGCCGAGCGTCAGCACCGAACCGAGCGCACCGGCTCCCACTGTCGATAGGATCCATTTCGTTTTCGATGTATTCATACGTGATCTCTCCCTTTGTTTTCTATCGTACATTCATTGTAAGCGGGAGTTATGAACAAATTATTACCGGCTTGTTGCCGGGTTGTAAATTATGAAAGCAATTATTGCAGAATAAAGTTGTAATAGTTTGAGTAGTCAGATATAGTGATAGGGAAACGACCATTTTTTATTTTGCGGAATGAAAGCGTATACATCTTTCATGCGGCCGGACAAGCCGGCGTAGGATGGATGGCTGATCAAAACAGCCGGAATTACAAATACACTGACAAACGGGAGGAATGGAAATGGTACAGCAGGTCGAGAATCAGGCATATGCAAATCCGAACACAGAAGGGGCGCTTGTAAACTTCAAGGAACGCTACGATAATTTCATCAACGGGAAATGGACGGCACCGCTGAGCGGCGAGTACTTCGATAATCCGTCACCGGTCACAGGCAAGGTGTTCACGCAGGTGGCACGCTCGAAGGAGGAGGACATCGAGCTGGCGCTGGATGCGGCGCATGCTGCAAAAGACGCTTGGGGGAAGACGTCCGTTACGGAACGGGCCAATATCCTGCTGAAAATCGCCGACCGCATGGAACAGAACCTGGAAATGCTCGCAGTGGCGGAGACTTGGGAGAACGGCAAGGCGGTGCGTGAGACATTGAACGCCGACCTGCCGCTTGCCATCGACCATTTCCGCTACTTCGCTTCAGCCGTCCGCGCGCAGGAAGGCGGCGTCAGCCAAATCGATAACGATACGGTCGCCTACCACTTCCATGAGCCGATCGGCGTCGTCGGGCAGATCATCCCATGGAACTTTCCGATCCTCATGGCTGTCTGGAAGCTTGCGCCGGCACTTGCGGCAGGGAACTGTGTCGTCCTCAAGCCGGCGGAACAGACACCGGCCTCAATCCTGGTGCTCGTCGAACTGATCGAAGATCTGCTGCCGCCGGGTGTCCTGAACGTCGTGAACGGCTTCGGGCTGGAGGCGGGCAAACCGCTCGCTTCGAACCCACGGATCGGTAAAGTCGCATTCACGGGCGAAACGACGACCGGCCGGATGATCATGCAGTACGCGTCACAGAATCTCATCCCGGTTACATTGGAACTTGGCGGAAAGTCGCCGAACATCTTCTTTGAAGACGTCATGGCGGAGGACGATGACTTCCTGGACAAGGCGGTGGAAGGGTTTGTCATGTTTGCCCTGAATCAGGGGGAAGTGTGCACATGCCCGTCCCGTGCGCTCATCCAGGAATCGATCTATGACGAATTCATGGAGCGTGCGCTCGCCCGTGTCGAAGCCATCAAGATCGGCAATCCGCTCGATCCGACTGTGATGATGGGCGCACAGGCCTCGAACGAGCAGCTGGAGAAGATCCTTTCCTATCTGGACATCGGCAAGCAGGAAGGGGCCGAATGCCTGACAGGCGGCGAGCAGAACAAGCTCGACGGGGATCTGTCTGGCGGCTACTATGTCAAACCGACGGTATTCAAGGGCCATAACAAAATGAGGATCTTCCAGGAGGAGATCTTCGGACCGGTCGTCGCCGTGACGACATTCAAAACAAAAGAAGAGGCGCTCGAGATCGCGAACGATACGCTGTACGGCCTCGGTTCAGGCGTCTGGACACGCGACATGAACACGGCCTACCGGTTCGGCCGCGGAATTGAAGCCGGCCGGGTCTGGACGAACTGCTACCATGCCTATCCTGCACATGCGGCGTTCGGCGGCTATAAAGCATCTGGCAT comes from Sporosarcina trichiuri and encodes:
- a CDS encoding sensor histidine kinase — encoded protein: MKVNVFTQQLISHVTVILAAILLAGFLFSHFFEQYVYDTKTEELTQYGQSLLSDLGRSSQPADAVLRSFGRVLKSREIEYSLFDEQSKIIYSTGLRTPLIELDESEWTKLQDGETISVRQEQERFSQAVTFVLLPYFQHGQFVGGVLLTSPIGGTQTVIAQMNRYLVYAAIAALAAAVLLSGLFALYYGRRIRKIRRAASAVSSGDYSIRLATSGRDEIDELAADFNAMVRDLHASHEEIENLENRRRQFMADVSHELRTPLTTIRGTIEGLQNDMIPNQQRRKALGLAGSETKRLLRLVNENLDYEKIRSNQITLVKQEIRILDLFEIVRDQLEPLAEERRTAITVQASESMTVHADYDRLTQILLNITKNSIQFTEDGTIALSACHEDGLDILEIEDTGIGMTPEEVERIWSRFYKAVDSRASNPYGESGLGLSIVRQLVSLHGGTIDAVSRKGQGTRFVIRLPHAAD
- a CDS encoding response regulator transcription factor, with the protein product MKILVIEDNENVSQMIELFFVKEGIEGQFITDGREGLRRAQEENWDCLIVDWMLPSTDGVAICRSLRSDGNDVPIIMLTAKDTESDQVLGLEMGADDYVTKPFSPLALMARIKAVTRRRGSASGGVHLLQAGLFKVDEQARQITADGRLIDNLTPKEYDLLVFFIRHPKQVFSRDQLLEHVWGFDFYGDDRTVDVHVKRLRTKLGRLGASAIQTVWGVGYKFDGFPEDVR
- a CDS encoding S1C family serine protease encodes the protein MNTSKTKWILSTVGAGALGSVLTLGAVLNTDVLAQKTDVQSAEKTEAAQPYNVEQTSTAALPLSDMVAKAGKAIVAIENYQTAGNRFAGNAESQKAGTGSGVVYKTDSEHAYVVTNNHVIENASKLVITTAGGQKADAELVGADPLTDIAVVKMDKNYAEGMLALGDSSKLRAGDPVVAIGNPLGIDFSGTVTQGIVSAPSRSIAVDTAAGKWEMDVIQTDAAINPGNSGGALVNTAGELIGINSLKIEQSGVEGLGFAIPSNEVKTLAAQLMKNGKIDRPYIGIGLIDLADVPEMYVRDLPEEVHGGVMVGSVDASSPAGKAGFREQDVITAVNGKAVESSADLRKLLYTDLHIGDRAKFTIYRNGDKMELTSQLASSSSATE
- the adh gene encoding aldehyde dehydrogenase — its product is MVQQVENQAYANPNTEGALVNFKERYDNFINGKWTAPLSGEYFDNPSPVTGKVFTQVARSKEEDIELALDAAHAAKDAWGKTSVTERANILLKIADRMEQNLEMLAVAETWENGKAVRETLNADLPLAIDHFRYFASAVRAQEGGVSQIDNDTVAYHFHEPIGVVGQIIPWNFPILMAVWKLAPALAAGNCVVLKPAEQTPASILVLVELIEDLLPPGVLNVVNGFGLEAGKPLASNPRIGKVAFTGETTTGRMIMQYASQNLIPVTLELGGKSPNIFFEDVMAEDDDFLDKAVEGFVMFALNQGEVCTCPSRALIQESIYDEFMERALARVEAIKIGNPLDPTVMMGAQASNEQLEKILSYLDIGKQEGAECLTGGEQNKLDGDLSGGYYVKPTVFKGHNKMRIFQEEIFGPVVAVTTFKTKEEALEIANDTLYGLGSGVWTRDMNTAYRFGRGIEAGRVWTNCYHAYPAHAAFGGYKASGIGRENHLMMLEHYQQTKNMLVSYSEQKQGFF